A window of the Desulforapulum autotrophicum HRM2 genome harbors these coding sequences:
- a CDS encoding transporter substrate-binding domain-containing protein, which produces MSLSTKPATFFTTAVVALVLACATIIPQVYAAPNGESTVEQVMKNGVLRVGMSTFVPWAMKDKTGKLMGFEIDVATRLAKDMGVKVQFIPTKWSGIIPALLTGKFDIIIGGMGILPSRNLKVNFSIPYDYTGMSMAASTTLAKDFSGLEAFNQKDVVLSARLGSTGVAAIKKYLPNASIRMFDDEAQAFQEAINGRVHGVVSSAPTPAFQAIKHPTKLFLPLKENFTREPIGFAVKKGDFDTINFLNNWITYVTSEGWFKERKSFWFETRDWEDRLN; this is translated from the coding sequence ATGAGCCTATCAACTAAACCGGCAACCTTTTTTACCACGGCAGTGGTCGCCCTTGTTCTGGCCTGTGCAACGATCATACCTCAGGTTTATGCCGCACCCAACGGTGAAAGCACGGTGGAACAGGTGATGAAAAATGGCGTTTTAAGGGTGGGCATGTCCACTTTTGTTCCCTGGGCCATGAAGGACAAGACCGGCAAGCTCATGGGGTTTGAAATTGATGTGGCCACAAGACTTGCCAAGGATATGGGGGTAAAGGTTCAATTCATCCCCACCAAATGGTCGGGCATCATTCCAGCCCTTCTCACGGGAAAATTTGACATCATCATCGGTGGCATGGGAATCCTTCCCAGCCGGAACCTAAAAGTCAATTTCTCCATCCCCTATGACTATACGGGCATGTCCATGGCAGCCAGCACCACCCTTGCCAAGGACTTTTCAGGATTAGAAGCCTTTAACCAGAAAGATGTGGTACTTTCGGCACGCCTTGGTTCGACAGGGGTCGCCGCCATCAAAAAATACCTGCCAAATGCCAGTATCCGCATGTTCGACGATGAGGCACAGGCATTTCAAGAGGCGATCAACGGTCGGGTCCATGGGGTGGTTTCTTCTGCCCCGACACCTGCGTTCCAGGCCATCAAGCACCCTACTAAACTCTTTTTGCCCCTCAAGGAAAATTTTACCCGGGAGCCCATTGGATTTGCCGTTAAAAAGGGTGATTTTGACACCATCAACTTCTTGAACAACTGGATCACCTATGTGACGTCCGAAGGGTGGTTCAAGGAAAGAAAATCCTTCTGGTTTGAAACAAGGGACTGGGAAGACCGACTCAATTGA
- a CDS encoding TIGR01777 family oxidoreductase produces MSIYKKQSKINGSAPALFAWHERPGALERLTPPWMALKSVTATNGIKTGSQVRVNLSVMGLPFAMAAEHLDYQPPDMFRDRLVKSPFAKWTHTHRFIDLEDNTSTLEDSISYDVPLYFPKALKNLAEREVTRMFEFRHRVTQEDMARHKACSRRLTIVVSGAGGVIGQQLCYFLTTGGHRVIRLVRRSLQVQGDEIFWNPAAGQLDLSDAGPIDAVINLNGNSVFSRWWTRKRRAEIIQSRTDSTRTLALGLARLAQPPKVFISASAVGYYGETGDSAVTEASPQGNLFISKVCHEWERAAAPASAAGIRTVFARIGVALTPRGGALAQLLPAFQLGLGARIANGSQYMSWVSMDDVLYALYHTINTPTLEGAVNIVAPIPVTNRAFTRSLAAILGRPAPFALPSGAIDLLWGARGREVLLSSTRVMPEKLLASGFRFRYADLFDALGSALGIFDKVPTNKG; encoded by the coding sequence TTGTCGATCTATAAGAAACAGTCCAAGATAAACGGTTCGGCCCCAGCCCTGTTTGCCTGGCATGAGCGGCCGGGTGCCCTTGAGCGGCTGACACCACCCTGGATGGCCCTTAAATCGGTAACCGCCACCAATGGCATTAAAACTGGCTCCCAGGTTCGAGTCAACCTTTCGGTCATGGGACTGCCCTTTGCCATGGCGGCTGAGCATCTTGATTATCAGCCCCCGGACATGTTCAGGGACCGACTCGTGAAAAGTCCCTTTGCAAAATGGACACACACCCACAGGTTCATTGATCTGGAAGACAACACTTCAACCCTTGAAGACAGTATCTCCTATGACGTTCCCCTTTATTTTCCCAAGGCGTTGAAAAACCTTGCGGAACGGGAGGTGACAAGGATGTTTGAATTCCGCCATCGGGTCACCCAGGAGGACATGGCTCGCCACAAGGCCTGTTCCCGGCGGTTGACCATTGTGGTGTCAGGGGCGGGGGGGGTGATCGGCCAACAGCTTTGCTATTTTTTGACCACGGGTGGTCACCGGGTCATCCGCCTGGTCCGTCGTTCTCTCCAGGTCCAGGGGGATGAGATATTCTGGAACCCGGCCGCAGGTCAGCTGGATTTGAGCGATGCCGGACCCATCGATGCCGTGATCAACCTCAACGGCAACTCGGTCTTCTCCAGGTGGTGGACCCGGAAACGACGGGCCGAGATCATCCAGAGCAGGACCGATTCCACCAGAACCCTTGCCCTTGGCCTTGCCCGTCTTGCCCAGCCGCCAAAGGTCTTTATCTCGGCTTCGGCCGTGGGGTATTATGGTGAGACTGGGGATAGTGCCGTAACTGAAGCATCGCCACAGGGTAATCTTTTTATCTCAAAGGTGTGCCATGAGTGGGAACGGGCCGCAGCCCCGGCTTCAGCTGCAGGCATACGTACGGTGTTTGCCAGGATCGGTGTGGCTTTAACCCCCAGGGGCGGGGCCCTTGCCCAGCTTCTTCCAGCCTTTCAACTCGGCCTTGGTGCCAGGATCGCCAACGGCAGTCAGTACATGAGCTGGGTATCCATGGATGACGTCCTTTATGCCCTTTACCACACCATCAACACACCCACCCTTGAAGGGGCCGTGAATATTGTTGCCCCGATCCCTGTGACCAACAGGGCATTTACACGATCCCTTGCAGCCATTCTTGGCCGTCCTGCCCCTTTTGCCTTGCCCAGTGGCGCCATTGACCTTTTATGGGGAGCCAGGGGCAGGGAGGTGCTGCTCTCAAGCACCCGGGTCATGCCGGAAAAACTGCTGGCTTCCGGATTTCGGTTCCGGTACGCCGACCTTTTTGACGCCCTTGGGTCTGCCCTGGGCATTTTTGATAAGGTGCCAACCAACAAAGGATAA
- a CDS encoding amino acid ABC transporter permease: MIQQPPRLKLFDLLIFALVAAGLAWLMGAITAQSHYNWQWEVIPQYLLRLDDATQKWVPGMILTGLFITLRISFWATLSALVIGTIMGAMKSGRSHYLKMVATAYVETIRNIPVIVWIFIFYYFLGDIIVPLTGLDRAVNMNEGLLRQFLTTFVSDPSLLPVFFSATASLALYEGAYFTEIIRAGIESIEKGQWEASSSLGFTRFQQLRHVILPQALRRMLPPMAGQIISTIKDSSIVSVISIQELTFQGMELMSATFLTFEVWLTILALYFIVCFCCSMGVAAVERRLTQNM; encoded by the coding sequence TTGATCCAGCAACCGCCCAGGCTAAAACTCTTTGACCTCCTGATCTTTGCCCTGGTTGCTGCAGGCCTTGCCTGGCTCATGGGGGCCATCACCGCTCAATCCCACTACAACTGGCAGTGGGAGGTGATCCCCCAGTATCTGCTGCGCCTTGACGATGCAACCCAGAAATGGGTGCCGGGCATGATCCTTACCGGCCTGTTCATCACCCTTAGAATCTCCTTCTGGGCAACCCTTTCAGCCCTTGTGATCGGGACAATCATGGGGGCCATGAAAAGCGGCAGGAGCCATTACCTGAAAATGGTGGCAACGGCCTACGTGGAGACCATACGCAACATCCCTGTGATCGTATGGATCTTCATTTTTTACTACTTTCTGGGCGATATCATCGTACCCCTGACAGGGCTTGACAGGGCCGTCAATATGAATGAGGGGCTGTTAAGGCAATTTTTAACGACCTTTGTGTCGGATCCGTCTCTTTTGCCGGTCTTTTTTTCGGCAACCGCATCCCTTGCCCTGTACGAGGGGGCCTATTTCACTGAAATCATCCGGGCAGGCATTGAATCCATTGAAAAAGGGCAGTGGGAAGCCTCTTCATCCCTTGGCTTCACCCGGTTCCAGCAGCTCCGCCATGTAATCCTTCCCCAGGCCCTGCGGCGTATGCTTCCCCCCATGGCCGGTCAGATCATCTCCACCATCAAAGATTCGTCCATTGTGTCGGTGATCTCCATCCAGGAGCTGACCTTCCAGGGCATGGAACTGATGTCCGCCACCTTTCTCACCTTTGAGGTGTGGTTGACCATTCTTGCACTCTACTTCATTGTCTGTTTCTGCTGTTCCATGGGGGTGGCGGCTGTTGAACGTCGATTGACTCAGAACATGTGA
- a CDS encoding LexA family protein — MNTILIPDNSTAISCPICISSVEAGFPSPAEDYMEGSLDLNRHLIKHPAATFFVRVSGDSMINAGIHPGDILIVDRSLEATDKKIVIAVIDGELTVKRLRYRNALISLEPDNEDYQPISITQEKSLEIWGVVTNVIHKV, encoded by the coding sequence ATGAACACAATACTCATACCGGATAATTCAACCGCAATCAGCTGCCCCATCTGTATCTCTTCCGTGGAAGCGGGCTTCCCATCACCTGCTGAGGATTACATGGAAGGCAGCCTGGATCTGAACCGCCACCTGATTAAACACCCGGCAGCTACTTTTTTTGTCCGGGTCAGTGGAGACTCCATGATCAATGCCGGGATCCACCCGGGTGATATCCTCATTGTTGACCGCTCCCTGGAAGCCACGGACAAGAAAATTGTCATCGCTGTCATCGACGGCGAGTTAACGGTAAAACGCCTGAGATACAGAAACGCCCTTATCTCGCTTGAACCTGACAATGAGGACTACCAGCCCATCAGCATCACCCAGGAAAAATCCCTGGAAATCTGGGGTGTTGTCACCAATGTGATTCACAAGGTGTGA
- a CDS encoding class I SAM-dependent methyltransferase, with translation MEKKNQFEQRMIDILNAGALNLALAVGYRLSIFDAMAEFEHPVTAKVIADRAGVTPRYVTEWLAVMATGRIVEISKAPTGETLYLLPPEHGAFLTRSAGNANLGVYAQEIPLLTSCAMDAVAQGFTTGKGVPFSQYPDFQAFMAELSNAKHQQVLISKFLPTVDNGLLVPRLERGIEVLDLGCGEGVALNLMAKAFPNSRFTGVDNFGAALEKARADAAGLGLGNVDYVAEDAANPVIGERFRRKFDYVTAFDAIHDQTRPLEALQNVRAILAPGGIFSMVDIDAATDPVENMDHPMAPFLYTVSLMHCMPVGLNQNGAALGMMWGREKALSMLRQAGFDRIEVLSMDHDSFNLHFLARGDEL, from the coding sequence ATGGAAAAGAAGAATCAGTTTGAACAACGGATGATCGATATTCTCAATGCAGGTGCCTTGAACCTTGCCCTTGCCGTTGGTTATCGGCTCTCTATCTTTGATGCCATGGCTGAATTTGAGCATCCGGTCACGGCCAAAGTTATTGCAGACAGGGCCGGGGTAACCCCCCGGTACGTGACCGAGTGGCTGGCCGTCATGGCCACTGGAAGGATTGTTGAAATTTCAAAAGCGCCCACGGGTGAGACCCTTTACCTTTTGCCGCCCGAGCATGGTGCATTCTTGACCCGAAGTGCCGGCAACGCCAATCTCGGGGTCTACGCCCAGGAGATTCCCCTTTTGACCTCCTGCGCCATGGATGCTGTGGCCCAGGGTTTTACCACGGGCAAAGGGGTTCCCTTTAGTCAGTATCCCGATTTCCAGGCCTTCATGGCAGAACTGTCCAATGCCAAGCACCAGCAGGTGCTGATCTCTAAATTTTTACCCACAGTGGACAACGGCCTTCTTGTACCGAGGCTTGAAAGAGGGATTGAGGTGCTTGATCTTGGGTGTGGTGAAGGGGTGGCCCTGAATCTAATGGCAAAGGCCTTTCCCAACAGTCGATTCACGGGGGTGGATAATTTTGGGGCTGCCCTGGAAAAGGCAAGGGCAGATGCCGCAGGTCTTGGACTTGGCAATGTTGACTATGTAGCAGAAGATGCCGCAAACCCCGTTATCGGGGAAAGATTCAGGAGAAAATTTGACTATGTCACGGCCTTTGATGCCATCCATGACCAGACCCGGCCCCTGGAAGCGCTTCAAAACGTTCGTGCCATACTTGCTCCAGGGGGTATTTTTTCCATGGTGGACATTGATGCTGCCACAGACCCTGTGGAGAACATGGATCATCCCATGGCCCCGTTTCTCTACACGGTGAGCCTGATGCACTGCATGCCCGTGGGGCTCAACCAGAACGGTGCGGCTCTTGGCATGATGTGGGGACGTGAAAAGGCCCTATCCATGCTCAGGCAAGCAGGCTTTGACAGGATTGAGGTGCTCTCCATGGACCACGACAGCTTTAATCTTCACTTCCTTGCCAGGGGCGACGAGTTATAG
- a CDS encoding TlpA disulfide reductase family protein has translation MKWIIPVVLLVMVLPAMAMDPVQTGEKLLGVSLETPESRETQAYLGLSAKPAFTMDDIDADVVIVEIFSMYCPHCQREAPMINQFHDLLLTRKTSKPSIKLMGIGAGNSSFEVDYFRKTYKVAFPLFADGDFVVHKALGEVRTPYFIALSREPDRSWKVVLSRPGGIESPEAFLSTILELARGGK, from the coding sequence GTGAAGTGGATCATCCCCGTTGTTTTGCTTGTTATGGTTCTCCCCGCCATGGCCATGGACCCCGTGCAGACCGGTGAAAAACTTCTCGGGGTCAGCCTTGAAACACCTGAATCCCGGGAAACCCAGGCGTATCTGGGACTCTCTGCCAAGCCTGCCTTTACCATGGATGACATTGATGCTGATGTGGTTATTGTTGAGATCTTCAGCATGTACTGTCCCCACTGCCAGCGGGAAGCGCCCATGATCAATCAATTCCATGATCTTCTGCTGACTCGAAAAACGTCCAAACCCAGCATCAAACTCATGGGCATAGGAGCCGGCAACTCTTCGTTTGAGGTGGACTATTTTCGAAAAACCTATAAGGTAGCTTTCCCGCTGTTTGCCGATGGTGACTTTGTTGTTCACAAGGCCCTGGGGGAGGTGAGAACGCCTTACTTTATAGCCCTTTCAAGGGAGCCGGACCGGTCATGGAAGGTGGTGCTGTCACGGCCCGGTGGAATTGAAAGTCCTGAAGCGTTTCTGTCGACCATTCTTGAACTTGCCCGGGGAGGAAAATAA
- a CDS encoding amino acid ABC transporter permease has protein sequence MNNPSDVVYCVLKLFTGGKIKPRTQTTTLCHLTPGKGQVLDVAKFSITAAIFIFLVYTGAGKMNYHWQWYRIPQYLGAMGDTGFIPGPLIQGLGVTIKISVAALLLSSLFGLVAALARLSNLFSLRVLARIYLELIRNTPLLVQLFFIYFVVSPTLNISRFAAAVLTLALFEGAYASEIIRAGIISIPQGQWEAAISLGLSRHHTFRHVILPQAIRIMLPPLTSQMVSLVKDSALVSTIAVYDITMRGQEIMAETYLVFEIWLTIALIYLGITYTLSLVTRFMEKKLSPTP, from the coding sequence TTGAATAACCCCTCGGATGTGGTATACTGTGTACTGAAACTATTTACAGGAGGAAAGATCAAACCGCGAACGCAAACAACAACGCTCTGTCATCTAACCCCGGGAAAGGGCCAAGTCCTGGATGTTGCCAAATTTTCCATAACAGCGGCGATCTTCATCTTTTTGGTCTACACCGGAGCAGGTAAAATGAACTACCACTGGCAGTGGTATCGCATCCCCCAATACCTTGGCGCCATGGGAGATACTGGATTTATTCCAGGACCGCTCATCCAGGGACTTGGGGTGACCATCAAAATTTCAGTTGCAGCCCTTTTACTGTCAAGCCTGTTCGGCCTTGTCGCAGCCCTGGCAAGGCTGTCAAATCTGTTCTCCCTCAGAGTTCTTGCCAGAATTTACCTTGAGTTGATCCGCAACACCCCGCTGCTTGTACAGCTTTTTTTCATCTATTTTGTCGTTTCTCCGACCTTGAACATCAGCCGGTTTGCTGCAGCCGTCCTCACCCTGGCCCTGTTTGAAGGGGCCTATGCATCCGAAATTATCCGGGCCGGCATCATCTCCATTCCCCAAGGCCAGTGGGAGGCAGCCATCTCTTTGGGTCTCAGCCGCCATCACACCTTCCGCCATGTTATCCTTCCCCAGGCCATACGGATCATGCTGCCGCCCCTTACCAGTCAGATGGTCTCCCTTGTCAAGGATTCGGCCCTTGTGAGCACCATCGCCGTTTACGACATCACCATGAGGGGCCAGGAGATAATGGCCGAAACCTACCTGGTGTTTGAAATCTGGCTGACCATTGCCCTTATCTACCTTGGCATCACCTATACCCTTTCCCTGGTGACCCGATTCATGGAAAAAAAGCTCTCCCCAACCCCATAA
- a CDS encoding B12-binding domain-containing radical SAM protein encodes MDVGNLEAPVFRPPSEWDSLLIKVTNGCTHRCTFCSMYLTKKFSMRKDIEDIKNDIRKAREMFGSRVEKIFFEDGNAFVVKSHVLIELTRYCYQQHPNLRKVSSYAHVQDILKKSDDDLKRLADAGFTMVYVGIESGDNQVLKDCNKGATQDDYALAAQKCHQAGIDWSGIFLLGLAGNDPEKSQRHAVESAKLINRMAPPMPRKWYISPLTLEMTPGSEILAQNLKNKFQPCTSTQILEELYTLIKNTDDDLTGCIFNTNHASNYLSLKGELGKDKRDFLHRVEAGIKDPSVRRPEYMRGL; translated from the coding sequence ATGGATGTTGGCAATTTAGAAGCACCTGTATTCAGACCGCCTTCGGAGTGGGATTCATTATTAATAAAAGTTACAAACGGATGCACTCACAGGTGTACGTTTTGCTCCATGTATCTGACAAAAAAATTTTCAATGCGCAAGGATATCGAAGATATCAAAAACGATATTCGTAAGGCCCGGGAAATGTTTGGAAGCCGGGTTGAAAAGATATTTTTTGAAGACGGTAATGCCTTTGTTGTGAAATCCCATGTCCTTATTGAATTAACACGATACTGTTATCAGCAGCATCCGAATTTAAGAAAGGTAAGTTCCTATGCCCATGTCCAGGATATTCTCAAAAAGTCTGATGATGATTTAAAACGGCTTGCCGACGCCGGGTTTACAATGGTTTATGTGGGTATTGAAAGTGGAGATAACCAGGTACTCAAAGACTGCAACAAAGGGGCGACCCAGGACGATTACGCCTTGGCTGCTCAAAAATGCCACCAGGCAGGAATTGACTGGTCCGGGATTTTTCTGCTGGGCCTTGCCGGGAATGACCCGGAAAAAAGTCAAAGGCACGCTGTTGAATCGGCAAAATTAATAAATCGTATGGCTCCTCCCATGCCGAGAAAGTGGTATATTTCCCCCCTCACACTGGAGATGACTCCAGGATCAGAGATACTTGCTCAAAATTTAAAGAACAAATTCCAGCCATGTACCTCCACCCAGATTTTAGAGGAATTGTATACCCTGATAAAAAATACAGACGATGACCTGACCGGTTGCATATTCAACACAAATCATGCTTCCAATTATCTGAGTTTGAAAGGTGAACTGGGAAAAGATAAACGAGACTTTTTGCATAGAGTTGAAGCCGGGATTAAAGACCCATCGGTCAGGCGCCCTGAATACATGCGAGGGTTGTAA
- a CDS encoding Y-family DNA polymerase: protein MPVFALVDCNNFYVSCERVFNPQLVGKPVIVLSNNDGCAVARSNEAKALGIAMGAPFFQIKAIVEGNGVRVFSSNYPLYGDMSNRVMQTLAPFTPAMEIYSIDEAFLDLTNFAFTDLVNYARKMRNTVQRNTGIPVSIGIAPTKTLAKIANRIAKKSSKADGVLDLTPTSYRDLALEMTPIGDVWGIGRRLTPFFKYRGIRTALDFKSAAPSLIRGKMGINGIRMQRELAGESCYPLEDCPARRKSVAVSRSFKTPATTFDELSQAVSLYISRGAEKLRHQGSFTETLTVYVMTNRFSPQSYYYNSKTAVLPTASNSTPELIKQGKGLLKQIFQSGKYYTKAGIVFSSLTRDGQVQLDLFDTTDRSRSDNLMQAMDKINARMGSHAVRYAAMGLSGHPSWKGACSHRSPAYTTEWNQLLNID, encoded by the coding sequence ATGCCGGTTTTTGCCCTGGTCGACTGCAATAATTTTTATGTCTCGTGTGAACGGGTCTTTAATCCCCAGCTTGTGGGCAAACCTGTGATTGTGCTTTCCAACAATGACGGCTGTGCCGTGGCACGTTCCAATGAGGCCAAAGCCCTGGGCATTGCCATGGGTGCCCCCTTTTTCCAGATCAAAGCCATTGTTGAAGGCAATGGCGTGCGTGTCTTTTCATCCAATTATCCGCTTTACGGGGATATGTCCAACCGGGTGATGCAGACCCTGGCCCCGTTTACCCCGGCCATGGAAATTTATTCCATTGATGAAGCCTTTCTGGATCTTACAAATTTTGCATTCACAGACCTGGTGAATTATGCCCGGAAAATGCGCAATACCGTGCAAAGAAATACCGGCATTCCTGTATCCATTGGCATTGCACCCACCAAAACCCTTGCAAAAATTGCCAACCGAATTGCCAAAAAATCATCCAAAGCCGATGGTGTGCTGGATTTAACCCCGACAAGCTACAGGGATCTTGCCCTGGAAATGACCCCCATTGGTGATGTCTGGGGCATTGGCAGAAGATTGACTCCCTTTTTTAAATACCGGGGCATTCGCACTGCCCTGGATTTCAAGTCAGCCGCCCCATCCCTGATTCGAGGCAAAATGGGCATCAACGGTATCCGCATGCAGCGGGAGCTTGCAGGAGAATCCTGTTACCCCCTGGAGGACTGTCCTGCAAGACGAAAATCTGTCGCTGTTTCCCGATCGTTTAAAACACCGGCAACCACCTTTGATGAACTGTCCCAGGCCGTATCACTCTACATTTCCCGGGGTGCGGAAAAACTAAGGCACCAGGGCAGCTTTACCGAAACACTCACCGTGTATGTGATGACAAACCGGTTCTCCCCCCAGTCCTATTACTACAATTCCAAAACAGCGGTTCTGCCCACAGCATCCAACAGCACACCAGAGCTTATCAAGCAGGGAAAGGGGCTGTTAAAACAAATATTCCAATCCGGCAAATATTACACAAAGGCGGGTATTGTCTTTTCCAGCCTGACCCGGGACGGCCAGGTGCAACTGGATCTGTTTGATACAACGGACCGATCCAGGTCAGACAACCTGATGCAGGCCATGGACAAAATCAATGCCCGCATGGGCAGTCACGCTGTCCGGTATGCCGCAATGGGGCTTTCCGGCCATCCGTCCTGGAAAGGGGCCTGCAGTCACAGATCTCCAGCCTACACAACCGAATGGAATCAGCTTTTGAACATTGACTAG
- a CDS encoding 4Fe-4S dicluster domain-containing protein, producing the protein MSKSFFVDTTLCTACRACQVACKQWHDLPAEKTTNRGGFENPKDLSFITYKVVRMREEVIDNKLEWLFFPEQCRHCIDAPCLEIADNSDAIYRDPDTGAIIYTEQTRDLDAQAIIDSCPYNIPRVGADGVLAKCDMCNDRVHNGLLPACVATCPTGAMNFGDREEMIELAEARLEKVKKRYPDAALLDMDQVSVIYLTVHEPSLYSINAVASNQRAGISRKVALKRMIKPFAGLFRV; encoded by the coding sequence ATGTCCAAATCATTTTTTGTTGATACAACCCTGTGCACAGCCTGCAGGGCCTGCCAGGTCGCCTGCAAGCAATGGCACGACCTTCCGGCAGAGAAAACGACCAACAGGGGCGGGTTTGAAAACCCAAAGGATCTATCGTTCATCACTTACAAGGTGGTGAGGATGCGAGAAGAGGTCATTGACAATAAGCTTGAATGGCTGTTCTTTCCCGAGCAATGCCGCCACTGCATTGATGCGCCCTGCCTTGAGATAGCAGACAACAGTGACGCCATATACAGGGATCCGGATACCGGAGCCATTATTTATACCGAGCAAACCCGTGACCTTGATGCCCAGGCCATCATTGATTCCTGTCCCTATAATATTCCAAGGGTCGGAGCCGACGGGGTTCTTGCCAAGTGCGACATGTGCAACGACAGGGTCCATAACGGGCTTTTACCGGCCTGTGTGGCCACCTGTCCCACCGGAGCCATGAACTTTGGCGACCGGGAGGAGATGATTGAATTGGCAGAGGCAAGGCTTGAAAAGGTGAAAAAGCGTTATCCCGACGCTGCTCTGCTTGATATGGACCAGGTGAGTGTGATATATTTAACCGTACATGAGCCTTCCCTCTACTCGATCAACGCCGTTGCATCGAATCAAAGGGCAGGTATCAGTCGAAAGGTAGCCTTGAAGCGCATGATCAAACCCTTTGCAGGTCTGTTCAGGGTTTAA
- a CDS encoding peroxiredoxin — protein sequence MRFFIVLLLLLAPASGHCLSSAFESSVFDPGHLTPRDSVLKVKVGDPVPDFMLPAISGGQVGPSQFRGKKNLVISFIPAAWTPVCSDQWPGYNIARPLFDAHDAVLFGISVDSRATLYSWTRAMKDLWFPVLSDFWPHGQVAQSFGVLRSDGMAERAIIIVDKRGIIRFLHVSDINVRPELGMIIQALDAITP from the coding sequence ATGCGTTTTTTTATTGTACTGTTGCTGCTGCTGGCACCTGCTTCAGGACATTGCCTGTCGTCTGCCTTTGAATCTTCTGTATTTGATCCCGGCCACTTAACGCCCAGGGACAGCGTGCTCAAGGTCAAGGTGGGTGATCCAGTGCCGGATTTTATGCTGCCGGCCATTTCCGGTGGTCAAGTTGGGCCCAGTCAATTCCGGGGTAAAAAAAATCTTGTAATTTCGTTTATTCCTGCGGCCTGGACCCCTGTATGTTCAGACCAGTGGCCGGGATACAACATTGCACGTCCCCTGTTTGACGCCCACGATGCCGTTCTTTTCGGCATCAGCGTGGACAGCCGTGCCACCCTTTACTCATGGACCCGTGCCATGAAGGATCTGTGGTTCCCGGTGCTGTCTGATTTTTGGCCCCACGGCCAGGTTGCCCAAAGCTTTGGGGTGTTGCGCAGCGACGGCATGGCCGAACGCGCCATCATCATTGTCGACAAACGGGGAATTATTCGATTCCTTCACGTTTCAGATATTAACGTTCGACCGGAACTTGGCATGATCATCCAGGCCCTTGACGCCATCACACCTTAA
- a CDS encoding DUF6515 family protein has protein sequence MFELIVVGTRHLFFRDGGFYHRGPAGYVPVEAPEGAVIASLPPGYGIRIVDDAKYYYFNGIYYVRVPDGYLVVAPPVLTAAEREETAEIVKVKEEVSVAVEILNVRSGPGMTYGVSSLAYQGQILRVYQESTGWLYVELPSGKLGWVDKKFITALNRIPAG, from the coding sequence TTGTTTGAGCTCATTGTTGTCGGAACCAGACATCTCTTTTTCAGGGACGGCGGATTTTATCATAGAGGGCCTGCTGGATATGTCCCGGTTGAAGCGCCAGAGGGGGCAGTCATAGCGTCACTTCCCCCCGGATACGGCATCAGGATTGTTGATGATGCAAAATACTACTATTTCAACGGGATCTATTATGTCCGGGTGCCTGACGGATATTTAGTCGTTGCCCCACCTGTTTTAACAGCTGCTGAACGAGAGGAAACAGCTGAAATCGTAAAAGTAAAAGAAGAGGTATCCGTGGCAGTGGAGATACTCAATGTGAGATCTGGACCCGGTATGACCTACGGGGTGTCGTCCCTGGCATATCAGGGACAAATCCTCAGAGTCTACCAAGAGTCCACAGGCTGGCTCTATGTTGAGCTTCCCTCCGGCAAACTGGGATGGGTTGACAAAAAATTTATCACTGCTTTAAACCGGATACCGGCGGGTTAG